TTAAAAGCGCTTGCCTTGAAAACGGACCTCCTTCTTTCAGAACTGCACGACCCCATCAAAACTATCGAAACATGTAATCGCATGCTAAAAATTGATCCCAAAGTGGACCTTGCCCGGCAACGTCTCATTTATATCTATTCAATGATGTTACTTCGTTTAAAAATGGTAGATCAAATCAGACAAGCAATTAACTTAAATTGTGAGCCACCTGAGGCCTATGTGTACCTTCTGCTTTCAGATTCTTTGAACTTCAGCAATGGTGCTCCCCTCATCAACTCCTGGTTACAGAATTATCCGGACAACGAGGATCTTCAAGTGGCAATGGCTATTTACATTGCGCGTAGCAGTTCTAATCAATCCTTGAGACTAAAAGATTCCCAATTAATTTCGGGAGGAGACCAGTCTTTAATTTCTAACTGCTTGAAAAAATATCCTCAGAATCGAGAAGTGCTTGCCTATTTTTTAGAAAAATCTCTGGAAGAAGGAAACCTGGATCGTGTTGCTGAGCTGTTTGAGAGTGCACCTGACGATGTAGAACAAGACAGTCGATTCTGGAGATTTAAAAGTCGTTATCTTGCACTGAATAATCAACTCGATTTGGCAGAAGAATCTTATCGACAGGCACTTAAATTGAATCCCTATGATTGGCGTGCCAGGCTCGGTTTGGCAGAGATACTGAGAAGAAAAGGAAAAGTCAGTGAAGCAAAGAAAATGGCAAGGCTCGGAAGCCAGGGAAAAGCATTTTCAAAACAACTAAAGCAGCTTGAAAACGCAAATTCGATCAACCGTGAATTGTTACAAGAAATTGGACAGTATGCTCACGAATGTGGTGATATTGCAGTGGAAACAGCGATTCAAAACCGACTCAGCAAATCTCCTTAACGCTTATAGATCGCTCCAGATCAGGATCAGATTATTTGATGTCATACTGTACGAGGAGCTTGAATCACCTCATTTTGATATTAAAAATCAAATCAAACTTCAATCGAGTTCAATCACGACTCTTTCGATTATCTACTGCATCCTTTTTACTGATAACCACCAGTGCACTCAGTCACTTTCCTTAAGACCAGGTCAAATCAGAGTTCAAAACCCTGAGTTTTTCACTATTTAAGTCAGCTTCAAAAAACGACTTACTGATAACACATTTCTTAGCAAAACTAAAAATTTTATCTATTTCAATTCAGGTCAGAAAACAATTGACATTTTTATAAACGCAGCTGTAGAATCCAGTTGTATATTAATGAACCAATGTATTAATTATACAAGATATCCAAACTTAATTTAATTATGTTCACAAATTGCCCATAAAGGGAACCTGTGTGCCTTCTGATCAATGATCACCCATAAATTAAGTCTAAAACCAATTCTCCAGCACCAATCAACTACTAATTCATACTAATTATACTCCAAATTTATACCTAGAGGGCTTAAACATGCATCAAAATCCATTTTCGACCACCTGGATTAGAGTTCCCTTATTAGTCTGTTTGAGTATTTGGGTTTCTGGTTGCGGTGGTGGGGATTTGGGTGATGCGCCTACACTTTATCCTGTGAAAGGAACCATTAAAAAAGATGGCACAGGCTTAAAAGACGTTCGTGTCTCTTTTGTCCCCGTTGATGATGGGACGCCTGCTGTGGGGGTTTCTGGTGAAGATGGAACTTATGCACTGAGCAATCCCAAAGGGGGGATGGGAGCGCGTGCTGGTGCGTATAAAGTTGTTTTGTCCGTTACCACCAGCCCTGAAAGTTATTCAGGAAAAGGTGACCCCAATTTGGCGAAATTGCCTTTTCCCAAATCATATAGCTCAAAAACAACGACTCCCAAGAGTTACACCGTGAAAGAGGGAGAGAACGTCGTCGATATCGAATTTTAATAGCGATCAGAAATTCAAATCATCATAAATAGCATTTTCATATGTAAAGTAAATGCTCTTATTTTTCTCTTTAAAACCATTTTGTGAGTTCCCTTTTTTGTATTTTATTTGAGGAGTGTAAATTTATGAGAAGGAATTATCTTTCGTTTGGCCTGCGATACCGAGGGTTTACTCTCATTGAGTTACTCGTGGTGATCGCCATTATTGCAATCCTGATTGCTTTGCTTTTGCCTGCCGTTCAACAAGCACGTGAAGCAGCACGCCGTTCGACCTGTAAAAACAATATGAAACAGTTAGGTCTCGCGTTGCACAATTATCATGAAACTCATGGTACTTTCCCGCTGAATTACGATTTTACAAGAACCCCGGGTCAAGTTGCCTGTGGAGTCTCCTGGATTTCCATGTCACTCCCCTTTATGGATCAGGCCCCGATGTATAACCGAATGGACTTTAGTGATATCACTAATACCTCGGGTTCGGCTTCTTCAATGCCGGGTATGGATAGTGTCGCCAATGATCCAATTCGAATTACACCAATCCCTGTTTTGCTTTGTCCCAGTAATCCCCAACCAAAGTTGACTGCTTCAGCCATGCAATATGACTTTGGGGGCCAAAATGGAAATTCCCGTTCTCTTCAAGCCGCGCGAACAGATTATGTTGGCAGTATGGGTTTTATCTGGACTGGCTGGAAAGACTGTGGCGATACAGGATCCAATGGGGCACCCTGGATCGATCCGGGAAGAGATTTCAAACATAACGATCTTGGCCGCGTTGGTGGAATCTTTTGGTGGCGTGGTTCTGCCAGGCTCAGTGATATTGTTGATGGTGCGTCCAATACAATTGCGCTCTACGAAAACCATCATTGGAATTTCAGTAAGAAATTCCCTTCAGAAATCAATAAATCTGGTGCCTGGATGAGTCCTCTCGGAGCCATTGATACCCATACATCGTCTATCAATGCCGACCCTGAAGAAATTGCTGCTGGCAATGGTGCAGATGATACCCGTTGCACCAACTGGAGCAGCACACACGTGGGAGGCGCTCACGGTTTGCTGACAGATGGTGCAGTTCGATTCATCAGCGAAAACCTGGACATTGGAGTTAACAGAGCGCTAGTCACAAGAGCTGGTGGTGAAACCTTGGGAGAATTTTAATCCCCAGACGATACCACGTGCTAAATCAATTTACCCCTCCCATCAAATTCGATGGGAGGGATTTTTTTACATACAACAGAAAGAGGAAACGATTGTTCTCCTTTCACAGAACCCATAAGCTTTCGGTGAACTCAATCGTGCATCATTCCATCTGGGTTTTCACAATCTCTCTGTTATTCTTTGCAGTCGCCTGTGATCTGCAGGAAGCAGATTTCCCTTCGAATGAAACGACATCAACCGAGCAATCCCTCTCCCCTTCCAAACGTAACTCAAAATTGACGCTGGGAATTTCTCGAAGGAAAAGCATCCATGATAAACAGACAGATCACACCTTAATCCAGACACCGACATTCCGTGATGTGCATACACAGGCAGGAATTGAATTCGTCTATGAAAATGGCGCCAAAGGTGATCAACTTATGGTAGAAGCCATTGGAGGAGGGGCTGGCTGGCTGGATTACGATAACGATTCTAATATCGACGTCTATTGTATCCAAGGTGGAGATCCAACTAGCAAGTCTCACCTCAATCAACCAATAAGTAATCAGTTATTTCGTAACCTGGGCAATGGGACTTTTAATCTGGTCGCTTCTGCTGCAGGAGCCAACAATTCAGCCTATGGACAGGGCGTAACCATCGCAGATTTTAATAACGATGGTTTTGATGATATTTATGTTACAAACGTTGGAAAAAACGTTCTCTATCAGAATATGGGTGATGGTACTTTTGAAGACGTCTCTAAGACATCGGGAACGACGAATACCTCTCAATGGAGTACCAGTGCTGCCTGGGGGGATTTGAATCAAGACGGAAATCTCGATTTGTACGTTTGTAATTATGTGAAATTTGATGTGCATCATCCCAAATATTGTTCTGACAACAGAGGCATCAAACGAATCTGTCATCCCAATGAAATGGAAGCAGAATATAACGAAGTCTACATTAATTTAGGAAACGGTCATTTTGAAGCAGCCGGCGATCACCTGGGCTTAAGGGCAGAAGAGGGTAAATCATTAGGAGTGATCATTTCAGACTTGAATCGAGACCAGTCCCCTGACATTTATGTTGCCAATGATGTCACTCCCAATTTTCTATTCTTGAATCACGCAGGCCAGTCGTTTCGCGATGCCGCGATAGAAAAAGGCTGTGCCATGAGTGGTGATGGGAACAACCAGGCAAGTATGGGAATCGCGCATGGCGACTATGATAACAATGGGTACCTTGACCTCTATGTCACCCATTTCACCGACGATTCCAACACGCTCTACGCCAACCTGGGGGAGGCCGGCTTTCATGACGTTACCAAAGCCGCCAGCTTACACCGTCCTACACTTTCCTCCCTTGCTTTTGGAACGATCATGGCCGACTTCAACCACAACCGCCATATGAATCTCTTTATTGCAAATGGACACATTGACCAATTGGAAGACCGGAGCTATCAATGGAAAATGGCGCCGCTCCTTTTTTCCTATCAAGGAACACAATGGGTAGACTGTAGCTCTCAAGCAGGTCCGTATTTTAGTCTAAAACGTATCGGACGTGGGGTTGCTGCTGCGGATTATGACAACGATGGTGATCAGGATCTGATTGTGATCAATCAAAATGATCCCGCGGCTCTGCTGCAAAACAATTCAGAAAACAACCATTGGTTAAAAATCATGTTGATCGGAACAACCAGTAACCGCTCTGCCATTGGAACGAAGGTCGAGGTCAGTCAAAATGATGAAACATTTTACCAGGAGCTTGTCGGAGGCAGTAGTTATTGCTCGAGTAGCCAACACGCCCTCTTTTTTGGATTTGGTATGGAAAATACGGATTGCACCGTGAAA
The Gimesia aquarii DNA segment above includes these coding regions:
- a CDS encoding tetratricopeptide repeat protein gives rise to the protein MDHKPKSSSRIPTFLLILVFTGVLFFPASAWWNHYQTKRLKEDSNQLLKAEKWAAAEETARKWTVRAPDNSDAWLALAEACRKQNQFAETADALGRLSDSDPRILKALALKTDLLLSELHDPIKTIETCNRMLKIDPKVDLARQRLIYIYSMMLLRLKMVDQIRQAINLNCEPPEAYVYLLLSDSLNFSNGAPLINSWLQNYPDNEDLQVAMAIYIARSSSNQSLRLKDSQLISGGDQSLISNCLKKYPQNREVLAYFLEKSLEEGNLDRVAELFESAPDDVEQDSRFWRFKSRYLALNNQLDLAEESYRQALKLNPYDWRARLGLAEILRRKGKVSEAKKMARLGSQGKAFSKQLKQLENANSINRELLQEIGQYAHECGDIAVETAIQNRLSKSP
- a CDS encoding DUF1559 domain-containing protein gives rise to the protein MRRNYLSFGLRYRGFTLIELLVVIAIIAILIALLLPAVQQAREAARRSTCKNNMKQLGLALHNYHETHGTFPLNYDFTRTPGQVACGVSWISMSLPFMDQAPMYNRMDFSDITNTSGSASSMPGMDSVANDPIRITPIPVLLCPSNPQPKLTASAMQYDFGGQNGNSRSLQAARTDYVGSMGFIWTGWKDCGDTGSNGAPWIDPGRDFKHNDLGRVGGIFWWRGSARLSDIVDGASNTIALYENHHWNFSKKFPSEINKSGAWMSPLGAIDTHTSSINADPEEIAAGNGADDTRCTNWSSTHVGGAHGLLTDGAVRFISENLDIGVNRALVTRAGGETLGEF
- a CDS encoding CRTAC1 family protein — translated: MHHSIWVFTISLLFFAVACDLQEADFPSNETTSTEQSLSPSKRNSKLTLGISRRKSIHDKQTDHTLIQTPTFRDVHTQAGIEFVYENGAKGDQLMVEAIGGGAGWLDYDNDSNIDVYCIQGGDPTSKSHLNQPISNQLFRNLGNGTFNLVASAAGANNSAYGQGVTIADFNNDGFDDIYVTNVGKNVLYQNMGDGTFEDVSKTSGTTNTSQWSTSAAWGDLNQDGNLDLYVCNYVKFDVHHPKYCSDNRGIKRICHPNEMEAEYNEVYINLGNGHFEAAGDHLGLRAEEGKSLGVIISDLNRDQSPDIYVANDVTPNFLFLNHAGQSFRDAAIEKGCAMSGDGNNQASMGIAHGDYDNNGYLDLYVTHFTDDSNTLYANLGEAGFHDVTKAASLHRPTLSSLAFGTIMADFNHNRHMNLFIANGHIDQLEDRSYQWKMAPLLFSYQGTQWVDCSSQAGPYFSLKRIGRGVAAADYDNDGDQDLIVINQNDPAALLQNNSENNHWLKIMLIGTTSNRSAIGTKVEVSQNDETFYQELVGGSSYCSSSQHALFFGFGMENTDCTVKIIWPNGQIETLNEVHVDQTLKRIEPKQSNSRIGTKLL